One Salvia miltiorrhiza cultivar Shanhuang (shh) chromosome 6, IMPLAD_Smil_shh, whole genome shotgun sequence genomic window, GTTTTCTTCATATTAGGAAAAGCCCTACTTTTCTACGCCACCACAATTTttcaaccttttttttttcttcatcgtTCTTTATTTAAACTAATTTCACGGGAAGATTATTATCGGATATTTGACACTGATATTTCACCCAAaaaacttttcatttttttctagtGATTTATTATACCTTTATTTTGTCCATTTTGGGATGTGGAGGAGGATCAGACCAAACAAATAAGTTCAAGAAGATTCCGATACTATATATAACATACATgtagattcattttatttatgaaaatctggttagattcattattttgtgTTGCCTTCATTTATCTCCAATAGACTCTCTCATAAAATCATTTATAATCATCGTCAACAACGTTACCGCTAATTCTAGTGTGTTCAATTAAAACAATCCAATTCCAAAAGAAGTTTCTTAAgacttactccctccgttccgtcccattagtagtgtaTCATTTCTTTTaggcacagagattaaggagtgtatagaaagtagataaagtgagttggttaAGGAATGtatagaaagtagataaagtgagttggtggaaattatttaaatattaggtatagagataGAATATTGCTATAAAGGGAATGAGACATTACTAATGggacaaccaaaaaaaaaatggacactactaatgggacggaTGAAATACTATCTATTTACATATTTTACACAAGTTTCATATTTCAAATGGTTGCACAATTCTACATTGGAAggttaatatattttgataattgcatataaattataataacacTACCTTTACATATTTGTCAATTTATAAAGACTTCTCAGTTGACACTAAAAATATGACCTTTACAATTTGTATGATCAATTGAAATTAGGTGGAATTAAAGCAAACGTGGTTTTCTGAAAAATTCAGTTGAACTAGCCATACACGTGTTacatggttttttttttaaaataaattacataaataaataaaaaaattcaaagacAGCGTGACAGAatactcgaacccaagacctcaaATCTTAAGCATTCCTACTGTTAGGCAAACACACGCACAGTCACACACTGCTTtgattctttttttaattatactaAGGTAATGGAATATTAAAACTTCGTTTGTTTTCGTGTTTTGGCTATTTTCTACAATAAGCTTgatttaaaagaaattagaataCATTACAAAAGTTTGATCAACAGAAACTCAAACCAAAACTGAAGTTTGAAGTTTTGTTCGGATCGATCCGATTCAAAGAAAAAGTTTGATCGGTTCAATATTTGTTCGAATTTAAATTTTCGATTTGATTTTTAGTCGCACCGACCAAATGCTTATCAAATATCAACAACcatcaaataacaaaatggTTTGCTGCATTATACTCTTTCCTAACAGCACAGAACAGATGCAAGACTCGGTTTGAATGCACGATGAGAGTGTGATAGATACTTAAAGAACCGTAATATATTATTTGCTTTAAAAATCAAGTCACTTTATAAATTAATGGTCTCTTATCTACTATCCGTAATTTTTAATTAGAGGTGTGATGACATATAACACTTTTTTATGTATCTTATCGAGCAGGATGTTGATAtcagtaataaattaatagacatctcaataaaaaatatcaCACATCGTCTTAATAGACACTTTTTTATAAGGCTTCTACAACAAGGAAAAGGTCACACGAAGCAAGCTCACAAAACTATGGTTGAAAGCTTCCAAAATATAAGCCCCAAAACAGCAAAATATAATACTCCAAAAATGTCCATGATTATTCCCTTCAAATATAACTATTATTAATTTGCACAAATATATTTAGACTAATGGCGATAAGATACCCCGTGAACCCCAACAGGtgtataattaaaaaaagtttCCTCAAATATGCTTTCTTAGAATGAGCAACTgagttttatatatatcaatatcatAATGCAATTCTTATAATTATATCATAATGCAATTTAATCCATGAATTAGTATTTACTTATACGCACAACAAGATATCCAGATTAGTGATTTCTGGCATCTGAAAGTAGCATCTGCGTACGCGAAGCCATGCCAAGCATCAGATTATTTCGACATCCTCCATTGGCTTGTAGCTTCTCTGCACCTGGATCATTCAAAACATTTACAATTGCACGTTTTCATACTCGTTAAGATGCCTATGTCCCGTAGTTCAAAATCTCAATGATGGAACAAAACCAAAATAACCAGAGATTAAACATCTGACCAATACCTCAAAAACTTTTAACATTCTGCAGATTAGAACCAGATCACAAACTACTTACCTGTACATGAGCGCAGATATAATATGTACCTCACAGATGACAGCAGACCAACCCCATTTATACTAATGCCGGTAACACACTATATACTCCTACAAATTAAACCATGAATTCTGCAGGAACAAACCCGTCCTATTCTTCTGCATTACATCCATGCTGGGGATTTTGCGGCTGGTGCCTATTTACAGAGGTTGAATAATCCGGTGACACATACCAATCTTATATAATGTCAAGCACATTATGTAAAAAGGGATCCAAAATTGCAAATTCTTAGGTGTATCTATATATAAGAGCATCTGGTCGTCATGCTGAAGGAACTCCATTCGCATCTCACCATTCAACGTTCCCAAAATTCAATGGTTAGATGGATTATACAGTCAGACCATGCCTGAACACACCTGTGAGATAGCATAGCAGTTCAAATTAGAATAATCCAGATAATATTATTTGCGGAGATTGAGAAATTAATCATcaataaataacaaaagtaCATGTGAAGCATCATGTCCAATTTACCTAACCCACCCACATTTACAACATTAGGAAAAGAATTCAGCTAAAGTAAAGggaagaaaaatagtatcatgaCCAAAAATAACATCATCACAGAAATACACACATCCTCTTTCATGTTCCTGAACACATGTGCACAACAGGACTGACATGATAGAAAAAGCAGTAATTTGCAAAAGAATTTCTGTAGAGGACAAAGATAACTACCAGGATAGAGCACAACTAGTAGTCGTCCGGGCTCGATGATGGAAAACTCTGGACATTAGCATCAACACCATCTGCGATTGATGAAGTGTCCTCTCCTTTTGAGTTTAAGGTCCCTGGGTTCATACGCAGCATCTCCTCTTTTGTAAGGATTAAGAGCTTGCGGACCATGCAACAAAATTCCCTGTTTTAAATGAGACCAGAAAATATGAGCACACAACAATACTAGAATTAACTACAATGAAATCAGCATTCTCAAGACAAATTTCAAATTCTATGACATGTTCCAGGTAATCTTACACCCAAGGATCATCTCCAACAAGCATCATGTCATCCTCATCATCAGTGTAAACAACTAGCCAATTCTTGTTCCTAGCCTTGAGTTCACCCCCAAATTCGAAGAGATCGTCCAATTCAGAGATCAATTCATCATAGTTGTTGAATTTCGTCAGATCCACAGACCTACCAAGGGCAGACCCCTGTTTTTGAACCTGAAATAGTGATACTGTCTCAGAAAAAGATAAGTGAATAAAAATCATTCCTGCAAACGGAAAAATGTTAAGTTCCAGATGAAAACCTTGGTGCAACTTCTTGTTGAACCAGAATGACCTTTGTTTTCTCTATCTGTTGCTGAAGTAGGGAAGGATTGGAATTGATTTTCTTGCTCGCTGGCAAAGACACCGTGATCTCCCACTTTCAATCCCTTTGATTGATCAGACCTTTGATCAAATTCAAATGCAGAAAATTGATGAGAATGTACCAAATTTTGAGAATAACCAGATGGGTTTAGCACATTTCTATTTGAGATTTCTGGCTCCAATGGTGCAGATTTACTTATGAGGGGAATACCAAAGAGCTTGCAGTTCCCTTCCTTCGGCTTCATAGCATCATGTTGCTTAGGCATCAGCTCTCTTGGCTGAGAAGGCCTCATGTGAAGGTATGTTGACACGGGTGGGGGCATCGACCAGTTTGCTCCCTGATTGTCACCTCTAGGATCACTAATCATAGAAAAGTCTCCAAAGGATCCATGTCTACTATCTCCACGAGCCAGATAAGACGCGTCTGTACCTTGCACGTGATTCTTCATACTAGAATCCATCAGATTAAGTGAGAGACCAGAAGGCATCAGAGGCCAAATATTCCCCATTAAGCTAAATTTTGCATCGCAATCTTGTGTTTGTCGCTTTGACATTGCTTGATTGCCAAGAGGCGTACTGAAATCACGGGGCGCATTAGTTTTCGTGCCAAACCCTGATAACAGATCTGTAAATGATGACTCGGGGCGCCCTAAAGGTGACCAGTTATCTGCTCCATATCTCCTTGAAGCAGAAACATCAATCTTCTCGTCCTCTAATGAGGGCTTCCACAAATATGACTTTTCAGAGGAGTCCAACTCATTGCTCTCAGAGAAAGGGCCTCTCAAGGTCGATGATTCTTGACCTTGCAAGACCCTTGGGAACCCATTATTAGCATGTGCAGGGTCTGCAGTCATCTTTGTAGGACCTGTATAGCACCACAGATGATTGAGTATGAGATCCACTCAACAGCTGACAATAACATATATAGCTCTAACAGAAGTTCCTCAAGCAGAGAGAAAACGGAAAAAACAGACCTTCCCTAGTAAGCACGGAGGATTCAGATGATGAGGGTAGGACACTTGAACGAGGCCTTTTCGGTCTGGGCACTGGAACAGGATTCAACACAGGAGGAGAAAGCGTGTGTTCTATTTTCCAGGGTGAAACTCTCTCAGGCCGAACAATTGCCGACGTTTCGTCCCACCGCAccttaacaaaaaaaaatgtgataatGTTACCAGAATGATcggttaaaaaaattaataatgggTTAGTACTAGTAGCAGGAGTCTTGGATCCTAGTCGTTTTTTAAGGGAAAACCAAACCTTATTACCTTAAGACATCTCCATTTAGAATCTTGCCACCTTTTTCGATCTGCATCCTCGGTACCAACAATAGTTCCAGTGAACCTACAAGATCAACATCAGAATAAAAATTTCACTCAAGGCTCATTAAATTCATTACAATGTCATAAAATGCTAACATGCTCCCTACCTCTGTTCTGGAGCTTCTTCACCTTCAAATCTCATTTTAAATCTCATTCCTATTGAATAATTCTTTTTAAGAGACTCCACGTATTGATCGTAAGGAACGATAAATTCAGCTGGGCTTGTCCTGTAACAGATAAAAACATCATAAGGGTGTCGGTTAGCTTCCATACCGATCACACACAAAATAAATCTACGTTTAATCAACACTCAACAAGGTGAACAAGACAGATAATCTCTCATCAAGAAGGAAAATAAGACAGAAAACAAGAGAGAGGTCGACCATGAAACACAGGAACATGAATGGGGTAATTCACCAATATATAACAGGCTAATGTATTTTAAAAGTTAACTGAGAGAACCACCGAGCGTCAACTGAAgaagagacgagagagaggTCGACCATGAATCATGTCACATACCTGGGCTTATAATAAACAGTGAACATGGTATTGGTCTGAATAGCATGCCAAGCTGTTGCAAGGACACCAAGATGCATGCTGTGGCTAGATATGACAGATGATGGAACATTACCCTGTTGTCTCATGGCACGCCTCACTCCAGCACGTAGCTCTCCATTCTCTCCTCTGCGAGTTAGTCACTCATTATTAAGATTATGAATATTAGTAAAAACATTATACAGCAATATCTAGAGCAGCGTCAAACCTCAAAAATATGAAGGCATCCCCAGCAACCAGCCTCTTTGAACTAACAAAGACACTCCAACCACTCTGAAGAAGATGCCTTCGTGGTTGACCTGGCATTCCAGAACCGAAAAATGTGTTATTGCCCCACACAAGTGAACATTTTACATTCCAAAGTGAAAGGTACATATGTGAACTTATAGCACATGCTGTTGCATTCATTTTTCCATCTCATTTTAAATTGTGAACTTAGTTTTGTTGCGAATTTATGTACCACGAAAGATGTGCCTGAACCGCCACTCATTTCCATGCAAATCTTTGGCTACTAACTCCTGGGTTGGAGGTTGCCGTGACATGTCCTATCATACAAGACAATATCTAAATTATTAACATAAAAAAGTTGGGAAGTGAGATTATAGGAGGATTCATCCTAACCAGTGGTGGCAAACATTCATCAGCATGCCGTCTTAGTACCGAGAACCCGCCATGAGTGCTCGTATCTGATGCAGTAAGAGTTTTACAAAAAGAATAGACACGAAAGTGCGGTGGTGGAAGAGGTGGTGGTTCTTTCCTCTCTGCATTTTCATCTTGCTGCAACAGAAAACTAATTACAAAATCATCCAAGTAacattaaaactaaaatatggAAATCCATAACATGTACATTATGGAACACAGATCAGCTTACATTAGTTTCAGGCATCAAGGTAATCTGAGCAAACACTTCATCAGTATCCGCTTCAGCCTAATCACCAAACAAGCACAAGATCATAGTAAGACAGACAAGAACCTTCAAACAAATTATATACAACCCCGAAAATCCAATAGCTCAAGTTACAATTCCCACAAATAACTAGACCGAATTATGGAGTACCTTCAACTGAACATTAACCACTCGGCAAAGGATCTTAGGAGGAAGATTGTACACTGGCATCTGCTGGTCAGAGCTCTGATTAGTCGATGCCTCGACCTACAACCAAGAACCCACAAACTATGAGCAGAGAGCTAAGAAGCAACTCACCAATTAgcaaaaaacaaacaaatgtttgagaaaataaaaggaAATCCTTATTCAAACAACCCCTCAAACATGTTTTCAACCTGACCAAAATTTTAGTTCTAAAACAGCCGGATAATAACTAAATTCCACATGTGAATGTCATAAATCACAGAACAAAAACTAAAACCACAACTAAATCAGATCAACTGGAGCTGCAAAACACCTCGACCTAGCCAATCAGGCACTAGGAACAAAAATAATTACCCAAgaacaaaaatacaaaaaaatggaAACAGAACAAAAAGGTAGAAAACCTGTTCTATGTGACCCTGTGGAAAGTAGAAAACAAGCTCATTCTCGCGCGGCACCGTCACCAGTGGGCCGGCGCACGCCTTCCACAGCTCTGTGTACAACGCTCTCTCAGCATCCACTACCAAAACGAAAACAGCAAACTCAGAAATCCGACAAACACGAGCCACACACCATCAAAATCGCCAATACTACATCCAGAATTACCTCTCCCGGCCTCGGAATTCCTGTTCCCCGGCACGGGATCGCCTCCGCCGACGTCGTTATACCCTTTGATCAAGACCTCAGAAGCATCCATTTGTTCAGGCGCCCTAATTTCGAGCCAGATCTCTCATCTCCCAACCCCACAACACAATTGATGGAATGAGAAACTAAAATTCCGCCGGAAAACAAGCGGAAAAGGGCAAAAATCCGGACAATTCTACGCTAGAGGTCAGGATTATAAACGGAATTTGTGTATAAGATATTTTCAGTGGAgtttgtgagtgtgtgtgtggagGTTGTAGTGAGGATATCTTGAAGCATGGGGAGCTTAAAAGGTGTGGGATGCACTGTTAGCTAATAGTTGATGAGAGAgaaagtagagagagagagagagagagagatgggtcATGGGCTTCAAGACAACCAGAGCGATGAAAACGGGTGTTGTTTCCAGCCACAGTAtttaactttttcttttttttatatataaagaaattaagaataaaagtgTTTTTAACTTTCAACCCtcagtaaaaagtaaaaaaCTGGTTACGCCTGCACCGGGTGTAGGTGTATTATTTGGGCCATGTTTGGCTGTCCAAtgaatcttttttttcttttttctttaataatttgGGAATGAATACTTGAAAATACGTTGACTAACAATTTTTTTCCATAGCAAAGAGAACCTTTACTTtttcatatatacatatatagatagTCAATTAGCTTGGTCGATAATAGTGCCTATTATCTTGtatttgtataaatatatacatagataAGGATTGTGAATTGCATTAAGATTAAATGTATATTCCGGGATTGAGTTGGATGAAGCAATTGGTtcttttattgaaaatatttggcGAGAGAAATAGGTTTAAGACGATAATATCTATGAGAACAGATATAATCGCATTAAATACATGCAGTGGAATATCGACCTTAATAATTACTTTCTCCTATTCATTTTATTAGTCGTTTTagctttttatttatattatttattgataatatttactttgtaatgtttggattttATTGAAATAGATAATCAATTACAataacaatttaaattaaattatttaaataattaataaatttaaataaacttGGATAATTAGCGGACATTACCAAACGACTTTGGGACAAAAACGAATAATAAATTCCTTTTTCAATCGGGTATGTATGGGACATGTAAGTGTACATAACCTTAAAAGGGGTTTGAAATTAATCAACATGCCTATGTGgaatttctctatttttattattttttatttatattatttattattaatgtttattttgtaatattcgTATATAGTTTTTTAAGGATCCATACATTATTGTAACAActtgtatttataaatttagaGGGATTCAGGTCATTAACCAATATTAGTATATTACTATATGAGTTTTAGACCATAACAAGTAATAAAATTAGTTGTTATCGAGTTTTGAATGGATACGCGTATATACACTCTAAAAGAATTTATGTTATTGAATCCTAACTTTATCAGATGGGTTCATCATTGTGATCCACAGCGATCaactaactttgaaattttaagcTCTAATGCTATTGTTTTCTTTAATTATCATAAAATGATGTTCATTGAAATTCGATTGATTACACACTAATTTGTATAAGATAAAGGGTTGTGAATTGCATAAAGATTAAATGTATACAATGGGATAAAAATCGGATTGTgcaattatttcttttattgAGAAAATATGATGAAAGCATTTAGGGCGATAACATCTATGAGAACAAATTTAATCGTATTAAATGTACAGAGTGGAATATCAACGTTAACAATTATCattgataacactcactttgataattgttttatgctttgattATTTTATCTTATTAAATGTTAAACTTGATCGTTGTTTAAGTGATTTTGTAGAAATATTGATCTTGGATTAGATGAATTGATATGAATGAAAGTTGATCATCTCGATACAAATTTGTGGACTCAAATgaattgaaaatcaaattttaaacGAGAAATATATGATCGAAACAAGAAATTTGCGTTCATCCATACAAAAACGGTGATCTGTGAGATGGGGTTGCcgtttttacaaaaaaaaaaaagttgacaAAAACAGCGATCGAAACGATGGTCACCAATTTTacaccattttgaagaagaaaagatAATTGATAATGGATAATTGGTTGCCAATTTCGTCCGAGATATTGacttgaaaaaatatatactataagacaactataaaattaaatatgaaaccCTAATTAATAAGTTATTAATGTAATGTATGTGCGAACAAAGACTCATTAacatttaattaatatcatcaagTGAATGAAATTGAACTTTTGAATTCATAGGTTTGGTTAGCTAATTAATGgctaaatacaaaatattattttgtgcCTAATCCTTCTGTTTTTTAGTCTCCCCTTTAATTGGTGAAGTGGTCCTATAGGTAGAGAAATAATCAATTGTATTTCTAAATAGGATACTctgaaattaaaaggaaaagaaaagtaaacGGAATGTTTAAGATTTTTCACAATTGAATGAAGAtgttaattataataaaaaaaattagtagtaaaatcaaatcaaatatttttttaataagaaaaatatcaaTGTTCGCATAATATTATATCAATAGCAACTAAATAATAAACCATACAATTAACAATTGTTTATTGTAGTGTATTATTTTGTGtgtaatttttcttcaaaaatttttATGTGCGGCCTTCCACATATGCGAGTTATTCACATATTAATGTGAGTAACTCGCATATGCGGAAGGCCGCACATAAAAAATTGTGAAGAACAAGTGTCCTATTAAAGTATGTAAGTGATCTGCACCAAACGAATTATTGCAAATAGTGGTGTTCGTGAGCCGAAAATCGCCGGTTTCGGACCTGAACCGACAGTTAGGGTTCACCAGGAAGGTGAACCGTAATCGGCCAGTGTAGTCTTGTAGGCGGGCTGATTTCGGGCCTTCAACCAGCGTTTGCAGGCCAAGCCGAAAACTGGTAGTTCAAGGTCTGAACCGACGATTTTcgcaatttttttaatgtattgtGAATATTTTTCTTATGATATTACATTATGAAATACAATACatgtattgaaattatttaGTTCAAGATAAGATTCAATAAACTAGAGCATAAACGAAATCAAATTATAACATTTACCaccaaaatataataaaattcgtatttttattgaattgaaagttaa contains:
- the LOC130987964 gene encoding auxin response factor 2B-like, yielding MDASEVLIKGYNDVGGGDPVPGNRNSEAGRVDAERALYTELWKACAGPLVTVPRENELVFYFPQGHIEQVEASTNQSSDQQMPVYNLPPKILCRVVNVQLKAEADTDEVFAQITLMPETNQDENAERKEPPPLPPPHFRVYSFCKTLTASDTSTHGGFSVLRRHADECLPPLDMSRQPPTQELVAKDLHGNEWRFRHIFRGQPRRHLLQSGWSVFVSSKRLVAGDAFIFLRGENGELRAGVRRAMRQQGNVPSSVISSHSMHLGVLATAWHAIQTNTMFTVYYKPRTSPAEFIVPYDQYVESLKKNYSIGMRFKMRFEGEEAPEQRFTGTIVGTEDADRKRWQDSKWRCLKVRWDETSAIVRPERVSPWKIEHTLSPPVLNPVPVPRPKRPRSSVLPSSSESSVLTREGPTKMTADPAHANNGFPRVLQGQESSTLRGPFSESNELDSSEKSYLWKPSLEDEKIDVSASRRYGADNWSPLGRPESSFTDLLSGFGTKTNAPRDFSTPLGNQAMSKRQTQDCDAKFSLMGNIWPLMPSGLSLNLMDSSMKNHVQGTDASYLARGDSRHGSFGDFSMISDPRGDNQGANWSMPPPVSTYLHMRPSQPRELMPKQHDAMKPKEGNCKLFGIPLISKSAPLEPEISNRNVLNPSGYSQNLVHSHQFSAFEFDQRSDQSKGLKVGDHGVFASEQENQFQSFPTSATDRENKGHSGSTRSCTKVQKQGSALGRSVDLTKFNNYDELISELDDLFEFGGELKARNKNWLVVYTDDEDDMMLVGDDPWVEFCCMVRKLLILTKEEMLRMNPGTLNSKGEDTSSIADGVDANVQSFPSSSPDDY